The following are encoded in a window of Corynebacterium marinum DSM 44953 genomic DNA:
- a CDS encoding SLC13 family permease: MDSSNDRNWWLILAGPVVAVIITLLLPESLSFGGRAVAGIAIWMALWWMTEAVPIPVTSLLPLVLFPLVGAGTMAEVAGPYANSVVFLVMGGVILGLATEKSNLHLRVALLTIRAVGTKPAQIVLGLMIASAFISAWVSNTATAVIMVPIASSIIQLVRKVDSRAAGKKFSAAMLLGVAYGVTIGSTATVIGQPPMALMKAYLLESQDFDMGFAQWMLIGVPWAVVMVAVAWLVLTKFVFRPEVNEIPGGKEMIREEYRNLGAMRTSEKRVGLIFLAAIFFWVAVPFIADIAVVEEYLPFLASISDTQVAIAAAVACFIVPAEKRSINPKSPALLSWSTSREVPWGLLLLFGGGLSLSAMFTNTGLSEWVGSQVSGLADLPNWVIVLVVILVGLALTELTSNTATAAAFFPIFGAVAVGVGMDPLIMTIAVTLAVCSAFMLPVATPSNAVAFGSGEITIKQMVKAGVWLNMISLVLIMIVLHTLVPLVFNVSL, from the coding sequence ATGGATTCCAGCAACGACCGAAATTGGTGGCTGATCCTCGCCGGCCCTGTGGTTGCCGTGATCATTACGCTGCTGCTGCCGGAGAGTCTTTCCTTCGGGGGGCGGGCCGTCGCCGGTATCGCGATCTGGATGGCGCTGTGGTGGATGACAGAGGCAGTGCCCATTCCCGTGACCTCACTGCTTCCTCTGGTCCTCTTCCCCCTCGTCGGTGCGGGGACCATGGCTGAGGTTGCCGGCCCCTACGCCAACTCCGTGGTCTTCCTGGTCATGGGCGGCGTAATCCTCGGGCTGGCCACCGAGAAGTCCAACCTGCACCTGCGGGTGGCGTTGCTGACCATCAGGGCGGTGGGCACGAAGCCTGCCCAGATCGTGCTCGGGCTGATGATCGCCTCGGCGTTTATTTCCGCGTGGGTGTCCAACACCGCGACCGCGGTGATCATGGTGCCCATTGCGTCGTCCATCATCCAGCTGGTGCGGAAGGTGGACAGCCGGGCAGCCGGTAAGAAATTCTCCGCCGCCATGCTCCTGGGCGTCGCCTACGGCGTGACCATCGGTTCCACGGCTACGGTCATCGGCCAGCCGCCGATGGCACTGATGAAGGCTTACCTGCTGGAATCGCAGGACTTCGACATGGGCTTCGCGCAGTGGATGCTCATCGGTGTGCCGTGGGCTGTGGTCATGGTGGCGGTGGCCTGGTTGGTGCTGACCAAGTTTGTTTTCCGTCCGGAGGTCAATGAGATTCCGGGTGGCAAGGAGATGATCCGGGAGGAATACCGGAACCTCGGGGCGATGAGGACGTCGGAAAAGCGGGTCGGCCTGATCTTCCTGGCGGCCATCTTCTTCTGGGTGGCGGTGCCCTTCATTGCAGACATCGCCGTGGTGGAGGAGTATCTGCCGTTCCTCGCGTCCATCTCTGATACCCAGGTCGCCATCGCCGCCGCTGTGGCGTGTTTCATCGTGCCCGCCGAAAAACGCAGCATCAACCCCAAAAGCCCTGCTCTGCTCAGCTGGTCCACTTCCCGCGAGGTCCCCTGGGGGCTGCTGCTCCTCTTCGGTGGAGGTCTGTCACTTTCGGCGATGTTCACCAACACGGGGCTCTCGGAGTGGGTGGGATCCCAGGTGTCCGGCCTGGCAGATCTGCCCAACTGGGTCATCGTCCTGGTGGTCATCCTCGTCGGCCTGGCGCTGACCGAGCTGACGTCCAATACCGCGACCGCGGCCGCCTTCTTCCCGATCTTCGGCGCCGTGGCCGTGGGCGTGGGCATGGACCCCCTGATCATGACGATCGCCGTCACCCTGGCCGTCTGTTCTGCCTTCATGCTCCCGGTCGCGACCCCCTCCAACGCCGTGGCCTTCGGGTCCGGGGAAATCACCATCAAGCAGATGGTGAAGGCCGGCGTGTGGCTGAACATGATCTCCCTGGTGCTGATCATGATCGTCCTGCACACCCTGGTTCCCCTGGTGTTCAACGTCAGCCTTTAA